Below is a window of Dictyostelium discoideum AX4 chromosome 1 chromosome, whole genome shotgun sequence DNA.
aataaaaatatttattattacacaaaaaattgataattagATTTAATAAGATTGAAaggtttaaaaataaaaaataaataaatttttgtgAAATTTCAtacccccaaaaaaaaaaaaaataaaaaaataaaaaaataaaaatgtgtgtgaagttaaaaataaataaattatttgtgtttttttttgggggtaTTTTGCTGGGGAGATAATTGAACAATTGTGTGTTGGTTCTAATTTAGTAAAccctaaattttttttttttcttattattttaagtttttaccacaattgaattattctatttatataatttaatattttttttattatttttttttatttttttattttttttttttattaatttttaataatagaaataaatttttttgtaacaatttattcatattttttttttatatttaaattgaacatctttttttttttattttttatttttttttaaataataataatttaaattttttttattattatattattataattatttaaatatttattattattttttaaatatttttttcattattttatttttatttttataaaacataaattattttttatactatttaataaatatataattttatattattatactattttttttatttttttttttaatttttttttttttttttaatcctataatcatatttaatattttaaaaaatgaaaattgtaGTAACATCATTCAATATTGGAATCCAAGGTGGAAAAGAATTGGATGACTCTGATGCAGTTAGAacagaattatttttttcagaaGATAATCCAGAAAGTGGTGAAAATtctgaattaaaaaataatattctaTGTTTACAAGAAGTTGGTTCAAAATTTGGTGAATTAAAACCATCAAAATTTGTAaacataaataatatatcaaaCAATCTTGAAAAAGGAAGACAACTTAGAATTGTTTTTGATCGTTCAGAATTTAGATGTGTCAAAATCGTTGAAACAACTATTAGAATTCAAATTGTAATATTGGAACATATAAAATcagataattattttataattgtaaattGTCATATTGGTCAAATTGGAAAAGTAAATAGTGATCAAGAAttggaaattttaaaatcatttatttcgGAAATTGATAGAATGGAATATCCAATAATTGTTGCTGGAGATTTTAATAgaccaaaagaaaaaattggacaagatattttaaaatattcaaataaaaaaaaccttaaaacaacaaattcacaaCACATTGACCATATCATGTATCataattcattttataaTGAAGTTTCAtgtaaagttttaaaaaatttatcaaatgaaaaaccTGGATTTTCAATAAATCATCATGCTCTTAGatctaaattttcaattaaaaaaaattttacaaataataactttattcaaaaaattcaaaatatttataaatccGCTTGTTCTGACAAtaattatcatcaatatgctgttgttgatgaaaatgaattaaataacagaaataataattataataataataataatagttataataatattaaagttCAACAAATAACTAAACAAGCTATTAATGTTGgtagttataataataataaaaccatctttaataataaaattaaaaattatattcaaaGTGAAAGTGAATCTGAAAGTGAAAGTGAAAGTGAAAGTGAAAGTGAAAGTGAAAGTGAAAGTGAAAGTGAagatattcaaaatttaaatgtcaaaagaaattatggtaataataataataataataataataataataataataataataataataataataataataataataataataataataataataataataataataatattaaaattataattaaaagtaaagtttataataattctgatgataataatagttacaaaaatcaattaagtgataaagataattataaaacaaaaagtttaaaagaaatattagAAGAAATTTGGAAAAAGGAGAATAATTGTACAAAACTCAATATGTCAGGCCTTTTTAGATTGTTGGAGGATGGTTCATTTACTTATGaccaattatattattttataaatactaATCCATCAAATCAAGATTGTAAGAAATCAATAActaaatatcttaaaaatcgtattataaattatgattccattaaaattaaataaataaaatatatatattgtgcaacaaattggtaataataaaatataaaattttaataacattattttatttttatttttttaattttttaattttttaaatttgattaattaatagCTTTTTCTTTTGTGGTGATagtacatttttttttttttttttaattatgaaTTCCAAACTTTGTATTTTATGAATTGCGATAATTgtacattttctttttatgtgaattctttttttgattttattgattGGTAAACAATCACTTGTAACGGCTAATGGATATGATGATGAGTTGATAGTTTCATTTGTATTTTTGGAATTCCATTTATTTCCCAAATATTGAAAACTTTTTCTAatgaaaaattcaaattcatcaactttaattgattgattttgattaatttctttttcttttttttctttttcttgaaTTTGTTTTAGTTGATTATCAACCACTAAAATCGctttatcatttattatatgttactgttgctgttgttgtaaatattgatattgatcatcaataataaatgttTGTTGATGGTAAAAATTATCTTCAATATCATATTCTAACTTTGGTGTAGGCGGACACTCAATTATAAATGTTGGGTCAATGAAATCATCGTGttcctaaaaaaaaagatcaaaattaaaattttttttttttttttttttttttttatttttttttttatttttttttttattttattttattttattttcttacttttaaaattttatcaagaCTATAGTTGTATGTAAAAACTTGATCCATTATTTctataattctttttttaagtttacttttttatccttttttgttttgataatttttgtttaaaaatttttttttttttccatttcatACAAAGATAAAAGTGATTTTTATATCACTTTAAAGAAAGACTGACACTGACActagatatttttattttcactttattttttttttatttttatttttatttttttaatcccattttattttattttattttattttatttttttttttttaatcaatccaataatcttctttttttttttttttttcaaacaacaataacaatcttttttttttttttttttttttttttttttttttttttttttttaaacaaataaataaaaacaataaaattaacaatgGTAGTTTTGTTCCAAAATTATATCACCCACCCCCACCACCAAAAATGTATctgttttttcaaattacaaagagaatttgtaaaaacttttctaatttatttaaataattatggTTATGGTGtgtgaatatttaaaaaacaaataattttcgtgggtttttttttatttttttttataatataatttaattattattttttttgttttattaaattcatttataaatgaatatataaataaaaaaattttttttaaataacatTAAACATTAAAAcatatatttttagaaagataatatcaaaataaaaaaaaataaaaaaaaaaaaataaaaaaaaaaaaaaaaaaaaaaaaaaaaaaaaatgaaaaagattcatttactttttttgtttatattcatattaacaataattacaataacattttttaaaaattcaaataaaccagaatcaattaaaaataatagaaacaattacaacaataacaacaacaacaacaataataataataataataataattttgataatgttaataaaaatacaaataataaaattgtagttaatcaatttcaagatcaaaataataataataataaattttataatgatgaaagattaaaaaaaaatcatcaaaacaatggtcaaaatgataataataaaattccacaacatgaaaattatttaaaaaagaaaagatcaCCAAGACCACAaccaacttttaaaaaatcaaataataataatgataataataatttattagaaaaattagaaaataaaattcaaataataaataataataattcaattgaatttttatcaatgaataaaattaattgtgaAAATGGTGGAATTGGATTTTCAAGTAAATGCATTTGTTCTTATGGATTTAATGGTGACAGATGTGAGATtattgatataaataatgcATGTACACAAGTAAAGATGAATATTGAGTATCTCTATAACCCAAATTTAGTATCCTCTGATAAATGTATATCAAGTGCACCAagtatttgttgttggtcAAAGTTTAGAaccatttcaaatatttctttAACAAAATTACAAGATTCAACTCATTCAGATTTAAATCAAGTTCCACAACATAAtgatataattaaatcaattttaacaaGTTATGGACCATGGACTGAAAATGACAAGAAAATGATAAGTTatctaattaaatcaaatgataatgatatcacttatcaattaaaatataatacaaATCATTTCATGTCAAAACACGACCAACATGATAATcataaaaaaccaaaattagCATTTGTCTTAATGATtcataaaattgatttagaagctttaaaattattatttgataatatttataaaccaAAACATTATTATGTTATTCATAGTAAGTAAATAATGAATGTGATAAacaaactattattaaaaaattactaacaaattaatatatatatagttgataataattttaaagatgaaaatttaattaatcaattgaaatcatttataaataaattatatgaattaaaaataaagaataatatattattaaattcaaattatccaaataatattgaGATTTTACATACAAGATTCGATGGTGCATGGGGTTCAATTGCTTTAGTTTATAGTGAAATTGCATCATATACAAAGCTATTTGATATGTTAGAACATAGACATTCAATAACTGGTAGAAAAGAGAAATGGTCACATGTAATTAATCTctcaattaatgattttccaattaaaacaattgaaaaattagaatATTTCTTTGCaagtaatggtaatattaaaagaaatttcttaaatgaagaagataaagaaaaagaaattattagatataatgtaaatatttattgatttatttaattaattctattttaaattttaattattaataaaaataaatatatatatatatatatagaaaCCATGGGTAGAATGTAAAACAATTGAAGATGGTAAAAGTAATATTGTtggatttaattttcaaaataatgatgataatgatgaaaatagtGGTATTTGTGGATGTTCAGGTATGGAACATACAATGGATAGAAGTAAATATAAAGAAGGATCACAATGGCATTTTTTAACATATAAATTtgcaaattatttaatttcagattttaaagcaattaaaagattattcTCTATGAAGTTCTCTTATATTCCAGACGAATCATTCTTTCAATTGGCAAAGAGCGAatcttattttttcaatgaaACTGATAGTTGGGATTTCTCAAATTATAGATTCATCCCTTGGTATAATAGTGCAATCGGTTTAAAAGTTGGTTTAGAAGaagttgaaaataattttaataatcaaacttGGAGTTACTTTACTCGTAAAGTTTATACAACTGATGTTAAAAATgcaataattgaaaaatatttaaaagattaaaaaaataaaaaaataaaataaaaataaataattaataataattcctccccccccttttttttattgtattattatttatttattattttaacatAACATTAGTTGAATTTTCATCAGCCGGCTTTGGCCCAATGGTAGCGCGATTGACTGTAGTATTGAAAGTGATCAATCGGTTGCAgtatagaaaataaaataaattttttaaaatagaacttttttttttttttaataacatcactcaatttgataaaatagaACCTGGACcggtaaaaaaaataaaaatttcatcaGCCGGCTTTGGCGCAATGGTAGCGCGATTGACTGTAGTATTGAAAGTGATCAATCGGTTGCTAGTTCGAATCTGGCAAGCCGGACTTTTTATTGATGGAAAATAAGGTCGCAGGGTCGATTCGATTTATCAACAATAATTGAAgataaaatctttaaacTTGTCTATATACACACAAATGGAAATGGTTGACCTCCATTTATTcccaatatttaaattatagaATTATTGATCACGTGTTGGgatacttttttattttttttttttacaaaaataaaaaaatatctttaaaattaatatcatgatttttttttatttttatttctcgaagcctcattttatttttaaaatttttctttttggaATATGGTTTGAGAATATGGTTTGAGAAtaagaaatattttttatctttttctaaattaaaattattttgattttttatttttttttaaggaaaaaaaaaaatataaaaagagaaattatgttttttaaattataaataataaaaataaataaataaataaaatgtcaATTTTAATTACTGGTAGTACTGGCaaatttggtaaaaattcaatagaatttttattatcaaatggtGTTGAtccaaaatcaataattgcATTGGTTCGTGACGAATCAAAAGGTAAACAATTCCAAGATAAAGGTTTAAATTTTAGAATTGGTGATTATTCAAATGAAGAATCTTTAGTTAAGGAATTTGATggtattgaaaaattattattcatttcatcAAGTGATATTGAGAATAGAATTGATCATCATAATAATGTAATTAAAGCTGCCAAACAAGTAGGTTCAATTAAACACTTGGTTTACACAAGTTTCTTAAGAAAAGAAGAGGTTGAAAAAAGTGGaaattcttcaattgattttgttggAAAACCACATATTTTTGCTGAAGAATTGATTGAAAAATCTGGTATCAACTACACAATTCTTCAAAATATTCTTTACACTGATTTCTTAACCGAATTCTTTTTTGGTGAAAAGGTTTTAGAAAATGGTATTTTTTTCCCAGCAGGTAATGGTATTGGTAACTATGCAACTAGAAAGGATATGGCTGAAGCTGCagtaaatatattattggatgaaaatcaacaaaatcacCTCAATAAAAAGTATATCATTTCAAATGAAGAAAGTTCATCATTTGAAGATGCTGCTAAAATTCTCTCTGAAATCAGTGGTAAAACTATTTCATACACAAGTCCAGATGTTGCAACATTTGAAAACACTTTAACTGGATTTGGTGTCCCTCAAGTTTATATTCAGCTATCAGTTGCATTTGGTTTGGCCATTCAAAATAATGAGTTTAATATCCTTAAAACTGATCTTTCAACATTGTTAAAAAGAAAACCAACTAccttaaaacaatttttatttgatacctatcaataacaataaataaataacatttattataaaacaaattaatttatttaattttatttgttatatATAATTACCAAAATAGtaacaatttattatttttttataatattctctctttctttatttctattgatattgctattgctattaattttttaatttgtagttgtttgtttaattaaaataagtCATCTGTTGACCTTCTCAactgttattatttgataatttcttttcttggATTGATACATAATCCTTCATATGATTAGACTTACTGAATCAATTACCGAATAaccaaacttttttctaaatttttttttattttatcgttGTAACTAGGAGTGTTACTTTCACTTTGGTAGAGGTATCTTTCCAATTTCCAAGATTTCTGTGGTAGTTCTCTTGTCTTTAGGTTTCATAAGTTTAGGCAATCATTGATATAGTTGTTTTGTCTTCTTTGTGATAgaaatttaatcaaaaaatcaaaatttttttcaaaaaaaaggcTCCTATGacaatttaatcaaaaaatcaaaaaatttgaGTTGgttttaccaaaaaaaaaaaatattcaaaaatggCTCCTTAGCATAGTGGTATTGCGCTTCCCTAGTAAGGAAGAGGTCATGAGTTCGATCCTCATAGGAgccttttttttgaaaaaaattttaaagtcGAGGGTTCGAATCTTGATTGGAAATGAATTAGTTATCATTGTacagaaaaaagaaataaacgagaatttatacatataataaataaatcactgTTATATCTTCACCGCCACATTCATTCCTCTTAATTTTACCCTTTTTTTGCTCAATAAAGCAAGGGCTATCGTCTTCTATACTTTTCAACAATGGCTGGTGATCACTCAACTGAATTACAGTTAAATCATACAGATAACATCACAaccaatacaaataatacctccacaacctcaacaacaaaaaacaaaagtgCAAAAATCGACACACCTGAAAAACAAACCCCAACAAACCAACTCTCACTAAACAAAGGACTTGATAATCAATTAGATATCATTGCACCTCCATCAATCACAAGACCACTCTCTTTCTtagaaaaaaacaataacaccATCAACATTAAGTGTTACTTTAATCAACCACACATCCTTGAAGAATTAACCTCTAAAGATGACACAAGAATCCAACAAATTCACAAAAACATTCACAAACTCTTCGAAGATATACTGTCGCCATCagcatttaaaataattggtgCAACTGCCTTCGTAAATTGCAACGTTGATAAATTAACTTCAATAATCAACCTTCAAAACCAACTTGCACTAAATATAGACAAACtcaataatgaaatttcacaCAAAAGTgattcttcaaataataataacgggAAAAACTCATTATCAATGAGCAATCCAACCGATCCAACAATTGTACCACAAAAACCTCTACAATCCCAACCAAACAAACCAAGTGCACCAACTCCAAATACAATAAATACAAGAAGAAGCAGCAATGCCCTGACTACACAACCAGTCAATACTGGTGCTGCCAAACCTAGTAAGGTATGAGCTCAAAAATCAACTTTATAACATGGAATTGTAGAGGATTCACTGAAAACCCAAACAATCAACACAATTCCTACCAAAAAGCTGTTGACACACTACAACTACTTATATCAAAACTTCCACCTCGTCCAACAATCTCAATACTCACTGAACTCaattcatcaccattacAACTTAAACATTATTTTCCCGATCACATCATCTCTGTCACCAAACGAGGAAATGGTGTAATCATCATTAACCATAACCCAAACACACTCAAACTCAAACACATATCAACAATTGATATTACCAATCAATCCCAAaaca
It encodes the following:
- the gnt9 gene encoding GlcNAc transferase, whose product is MKKIHLLFLFIFILTIITITFFKNSNKPESIKNNRNNYNNNNNNNNNNNNNNNFDNVNKNTNNKIVVNQFQDQNNNNNKFYNDERLKKNHQNNGQNDNNKIPQHENYLKKKRSPRPQPTFKKSNNNNDNNNLLEKLENKIQIINNNNSIEFLSMNKINCENGGIGFSSKCICSYGFNGDRCEIIDINNACTQVKMNIEYLYNPNLVSSDKCISSAPSICCWSKFRTISNISLTKLQDSTHSDLNQVPQHNDIIKSILTSYGPWTENDKKMISYLIKSNDNDITYQLKYNTNHFMSKHDQHDNHKKPKLAFVLMIHKIDLEALKLLFDNIYKPKHYYVIHIDNNFKDENLINQLKSFINKLYELKIKNNILLNSNYPNNIEILHTRFDGAWGSIALVYSEIASYTKLFDMLEHRHSITGRKEKWSHVINLSINDFPIKTIEKLEYFFASNGNIKRNFLNEEDKEKEIIRYNKPWVECKTIEDGKSNIVGFNFQNNDDNDENSGICGCSGMEHTMDRSKYKEGSQWHFLTYKFANYLISDFKAIKRLFSMKFSYIPDESFFQLAKSESYFFNETDSWDFSNYRFIPWYNSAIGLKVGLEEVENNFNNQTWSYFTRKVYTTDVKNAIIEKYLKD